AACAGCCAGTAGATGAGGGTAAGGGCCTTTCTGCCCTTGTTATTGGTGGGTATCACCAGGTCAACATTGGAGGTCATATTATTGGTGTCGCACAGAGCGATCACCGGTATGCCCACATCCACTGCCTCATTGACCGCCTGTGCATCTCCGCTGGGGTCAGTGGCAATCATCACATCCGGCTCGATAAATCCCCGAAAGGCGGGATTGGTCAGGGTATTGGGCACAAAGCGGCCCACATTTGCCATTGCCCCTGTGGCCTTGGCAAACATCTGAGCCGGCCTTTGGCCATACTGTCTGGCGGATACGATCAGAATATTTTCGGGATCGTAATTGGCCAGGAACTTGGCGGCCATGCGGATGCGCTTGTCTGTGGATTGAACATCCAGAACATAGAGCCCATCAGATCTTATCCGATAAATGTAAGGCATCATATCGTTTGTCTTCTGTTGAGTACCGATGTGAACGCCGGCGGCAAGGTACTCATCTATCGGTATGAGAGTCTCATATTCTCCCGCTACCGTCATCACCTCATCTTCTTCCAACTAATTCACCTACCTTAATAGCGATTGCGTTTTACGGTGATGGGAATTACGCCCAGTCTCATCTCTTCAAGCGCTATTTCTAGAGGGTCGGTATGATTGGTATCGATCAGTACTGGAGCGCCCATGAAAACCTGCAAAGCTCTTGCTCCTACAATGCGCGCACGTTCATATCTGGTATATTTCTCGCCCTTCAAATAGCCACCTCAAAGGAAGAGTATGATGGGGTTGCTGAGATTCGAACTCAGGTCACAGCGTCCCGAACGCTGTAGGATGGACCAGGCTACCCTACAACCCCCTTCTACTGGTACCGCCTCAGGGTGTCCACTATCTCCACATGGGAGAGAAGCATACGCCTGCAGCAGTATTTGTCTATTCCCAGGTCATCCATGACTTTGCCGGGAGGCTCAGTCTTGATGCGCTCCCGGTATTCCTCCCATACATGGGATATCACTTTGCCGCAGGAAAAGCACCTGACTGGTATCAAGCAGTTTCACCTGTAGGACTTCTGGTACCTGGACCTGGCACCAAGGCCGCCGAACTTCTTCCTCTCTTTATGGCGGTGATCGCTGACAAGGAGGTTTCTGTCGTAATCGGAGTAGGCCTCTTTCAGTGCTGTGTCGCCTGTCCATTCCACAATGCCCTTGGCGATTGCAGTGCGAACGGCATCCGTCTGCCCCATGATCCCGCCGCCGCTGACGACGACATCGATGTTCATTCCTTTAACCAGCTCTCCGGCGATCTCGATCGGCTCTTTGATCTTGAGTCTGGCAAGCCCGGGCTCGAAGATATCCAAAGGCACCTTATTGATGCGTACAATGCCCTTTCCCTCCTTCAGAGTGGCCCTTGCAGTTGCCGTCTTCTTCTTGCCTGAGGTATTGATGATCTTCATTTTGATCCTCTCAGAAGTTTGCTCCGAGCCTCTTGCTCAAGGCGCCAAGCTCGATATATCTGTTGTTGCTCTCCGTTCTCATCTTAGCAGCATCAGGCTGGAAAAACTCCATCTCCTTGAACTCCCGGGGGATGCCCACATAGACCTTCAGCCTGGAGAATGCATCTCTTCCCCGCCTCATCTTATAGGGGAGCATGCCCCGCACTGTCCTCTTGAGGACCATATCCGGCCGGCGAGGGAAGTAGGGGCCTCTCTCTCTGCTGCCCCGCGCTCTGGTCTGGCCGTAGTCGCGGAAGATGTGCTCCTTGTCCCCGGTGATGAGAGCTTTCTCGGCATTGACGATATTGATCTCCTCTCCTGCCAGGAGGCTCTTGGCAGTGACACTTGCTAAGCGCCCCAGGACCAATCCAGTTGCATCTACTACTACCATTGCTCTCACCTCAAAATCTTTATTCCCGATCCTTTGGGGTGCTCTTGCATCAGACTCTCTATTCGGATGCACCTGCCGCCCGCCTGCCGGATCTTGGACATGGCTTGGCTGCTGAAGTTCAGGGCGGCCACGGTCACATTATGCTCCAGGTTGCCTGAGGCCAGGACCTTTCCGGCCACAAGAACAGTATCATTCGACTGGGTATGCCTGTTGATCTTGCTCAGGTTAACAGCAGCATAGTTGCGGCTGGGCTTCTCGAGCCTTTTGGCGATGTCACGCCAAAGGGGAGCGCCCGTCTCGCGAGTGGCTGCTTTGAGATCGCCGATAAGGCGGACTATCCTTGGGTTTGTCTTCTCAAACTTCATTCGAATCCTCCGCATGGCCGAATAGGCCGACTCACACGCATAGCGCGCGTTCGAACCAATATGGTTCATGCGCCCAGGGCATCTTATCCCTGTGCGGAATATGTAGCTCGACAATTCACCAGTATTTAAGGGTTTGCCAGGAGATGCCCGGACTGATTGATGGCTATATCAACCCGCAGGCAATATTAGCTGATGATATTATTGCTAGTGATATTAATATTCCCGTATGCTCCGCCGAAGACTTCTTATAAATTAAGTATAAGTTAATCTGGGCGAGGTTCATGCTCGAATTCATCGACACCACCCTGGCATTCTGCGTGATTTTGGGGTTCGTCCTGGGGATCATCAGCGGCCTGACCCCCGGCCTGCATCTGAACAACTTCGCCTCCATGCTTTTAGCCCTATCCCCCCAACTGATCCTCCTCGGCTTTACCCCCTTTCAGATGGCATCCATAATCCTTGCCGCCAGCATCTCTCAGACGTTCTTCGATGCCATCCCGGCGATATTTCTGGGCGCTCCCGACTCCGAGACCGCCCTCTCCGTCCTCCCCGGCCAGAGGCTGATGCTGGAGGGGAGGGGGATTGAGGCGGTGCGCCTATCCGCTCTGGGCAGCGCGGGATCGATCGCCTTCTCCCTCTTCCTGGTCTATCCCCTCTCCTGGATTGTATCCAGCTACTACGAATACTTCACAAAATATGTGGGCATCATCCTGCTGGGAATCGCCCTGATGATGATCAAGTCCGAGAGGGGGCCGTGGATCGAGGGGCAGGGAAGTCTGGTTCACTGGAAGTACAGACTGATCGCTGCAATGCTCTTCCTGACCAGCGGCCTTCTGGGGTTGTTCGCCTTCGAGCATGATGGCCTGCTCTCCTCCCCCCTGAATCTGGAGCCCCAGGTGCTCCTGCCCCTCCTCTCCGGGATCTTCGGCGCCTCCTCCCTGATCCTCAGCCTCTCGACAAAGGTTCAGATTCCAAAACAGACAGAGAGCAGGATCAAGATGCCCGCCCCCTCATTGATCAAGGCGGTCTTATCCGGCGGCCTGGGAGGCTCGCTGGTGGCCTGGATTCCGGGGATCTCACCATCTGTGGCCTCTATCGCCACCCGCCTGGGCTCCCCGGGAACAGCAGAGGAGTTCCTGGTCTCCATAGCGGGGGTGAACTCGGCCAATGCCCTCTTCTCCCTGGTCGCCCTCTATGTTATCGACCGGCCCAGGAGCGGGGCGGCGGCGGCCATCCAGGAGCTTATGACCCTGGACGAAAGGACGATGGCGATGATGATGGTCATTGTGATGATGGTGGTCCTGGCATCGTATCTGGCCACCGTCGGCACGGCGGACATCGCCGCCCGGACCATATCCCGCCTGAACTACACCCAGTTGTGCGTCTTTGTGCTCGTCTTCCTCCTGGTCATGACATATGCCTTCACCGGCATCTTCGGCCTGTTCATCTTACTTCTTTCCACTATCGTGGGGCTGGTCGCCCCTGTGGCCGGCATCCACCGCACGCACGCTATGGGAGTATTGATGCTGCCGCTGATTGTGATGTACATTTAGAGGCCTATGCTTCTTTGTCCACATCAGGCAAATTTTCTGATCGAAGATCATATGGTATAGGAATGCATCAATGCATCATATGAAATTAAAAGGAGGACTATGAACGGGCAGATGAAGGTTGCCAGGGAAGGGCTGCGACGACCTGCCTTCAGATCTTTCTATACCTT
This genomic stretch from Methanothrix sp. harbors:
- the rpsB gene encoding 30S ribosomal protein S2 encodes the protein MTVAGEYETLIPIDEYLAAGVHIGTQQKTNDMMPYIYRIRSDGLYVLDVQSTDKRIRMAAKFLANYDPENILIVSARQYGQRPAQMFAKATGAMANVGRFVPNTLTNPAFRGFIEPDVMIATDPSGDAQAVNEAVDVGIPVIALCDTNNMTSNVDLVIPTNNKGRKALTLIYWLLARQLLYERGEGDRFRYTISDFEMEF
- a CDS encoding DNA-directed RNA polymerase subunit K, which gives rise to MKGEKYTRYERARIVGARALQVFMGAPVLIDTNHTDPLEIALEEMRLGVIPITVKRNRY
- a CDS encoding 30S ribosomal protein S9 gives rise to the protein MKIINTSGKKKTATARATLKEGKGIVRINKVPLDIFEPGLARLKIKEPIEIAGELVKGMNIDVVVSGGGIMGQTDAVRTAIAKGIVEWTGDTALKEAYSDYDRNLLVSDHRHKERKKFGGLGARSRYQKSYR
- a CDS encoding DNA-directed RNA polymerase subunit N → MIPVRCFSCGKVISHVWEEYRERIKTEPPGKVMDDLGIDKYCCRRMLLSHVEIVDTLRRYQ
- a CDS encoding 50S ribosomal protein L13; translated protein: MVVVDATGLVLGRLASVTAKSLLAGEEINIVNAEKALITGDKEHIFRDYGQTRARGSRERGPYFPRRPDMVLKRTVRGMLPYKMRRGRDAFSRLKVYVGIPREFKEMEFFQPDAAKMRTESNNRYIELGALSKRLGANF
- a CDS encoding 50S ribosomal protein L18e translates to MKFEKTNPRIVRLIGDLKAATRETGAPLWRDIAKRLEKPSRNYAAVNLSKINRHTQSNDTVLVAGKVLASGNLEHNVTVAALNFSSQAMSKIRQAGGRCIRIESLMQEHPKGSGIKILR
- a CDS encoding tripartite tricarboxylate transporter permease, with the translated sequence MLEFIDTTLAFCVILGFVLGIISGLTPGLHLNNFASMLLALSPQLILLGFTPFQMASIILAASISQTFFDAIPAIFLGAPDSETALSVLPGQRLMLEGRGIEAVRLSALGSAGSIAFSLFLVYPLSWIVSSYYEYFTKYVGIILLGIALMMIKSERGPWIEGQGSLVHWKYRLIAAMLFLTSGLLGLFAFEHDGLLSSPLNLEPQVLLPLLSGIFGASSLILSLSTKVQIPKQTESRIKMPAPSLIKAVLSGGLGGSLVAWIPGISPSVASIATRLGSPGTAEEFLVSIAGVNSANALFSLVALYVIDRPRSGAAAAIQELMTLDERTMAMMMVIVMMVVLASYLATVGTADIAARTISRLNYTQLCVFVLVFLLVMTYAFTGIFGLFILLLSTIVGLVAPVAGIHRTHAMGVLMLPLIVMYI